From a region of the Micropterus dolomieu isolate WLL.071019.BEF.003 ecotype Adirondacks linkage group LG21, ASM2129224v1, whole genome shotgun sequence genome:
- the LOC123959718 gene encoding E3 SUMO-protein ligase ZBED1-like gives MLTTLEPRYEIPSRRHFTDKVIPALYADTRAKVEGELRSAKRVALTCDGWTSRATESFVTITAHFIDDNWDAQSYVLQTRAMNDSHTGAHMAEVLKKAVDEWKLTEKEPAVVTDNAANMSVAIEIAGYPHVRCFAHVLNLAVQRALKLPNVARLLGRIRRICTFFHRSTSAAEALKRNQKMLGLPHHKLITDLVVRWNRAYEMISRFLEQQPAVTAAL, from the coding sequence ATGTTGACAACACTGGAACCGAGATACGAGATACCGAGTCGTCGGCACTTTACAGACAAAGTCATCCCTGCATTGTATGCAGATACCAGAGCCAAAGTGGAGGGTGAGCTCCGGTCTGCTAAACGAGTTGCACTAACCTGTGATGGTTGGACGTCAAGGGCCACCGAGTCCTTCGTAACTATTACTGCCCACTTCATAGACGACAACTGGGATGCCCAAAGCTACGTCCTTCAGACTCGGGCTATGAATGACAGTCATACTGGCGCTCACATGGCAGAGGTGCTTAAGAAGGCTGTAGACGAGTGGAAGCTCACCGAGAAAGAGCCAGCAGTGGTGACTGACAACGCAGCGAATATGTCCGTAGCTATTGAGATTGCTGGATATCCGCACGTTCGCTGTTTCGCTCATGTTTTGAATCTCGCGGTGCAGCGTGCCCTCAAACTGCCAAATGTCGCTCGACTGCTCGGGAGAATTAGGAGAATTTGCACATTCTTCCACAGGAGCACCTCAGCAGCTGAGGCACTGAAGAGGAACCAGAAGATGTTAGGCCTTCCGCACCACAAGCTGATAACTGATCTTGTTGTCCGCTGGAACAGGGCCTATGAGATGATCAGCCGGTTTCTTGAGCAACAGCCAGCTGTTACTGCTGCCCTCTAA
- the LOC123959717 gene encoding uncharacterized protein LOC123959717: protein MAKSSRKKQLIFQPLRRRKQAANDRRFCIIWINRMVNKQVEKRIAELRSELLLMNHVLKVEMALELQEEQRESVPEEARERFLHYTKLDREQRMTRWLREMEEECKEKTEEDKEDEAKSLDLETLSFNFSTTDANSFFIMRKPPKCELEENLKIVLNGSSDADTSDADSSQPGKCEQEENQQIPSDGATVADTRQFMKESEEKKSSRSPFHANPSFMTGELRCEEERVQVAKEEAALLMDRQWKEWMDKQEIKGNHNKAKPVDQQNTEKQRGAAHPVSEKQTKQTVKEVDTMKKIKTYLRDLFNPHTFYKWERLEDED from the exons ATGGCAAAATCTAGTAGAAAGAAACAGCTTATTTTCCAACCCCTCAG GAGGAGAAAACAGGCAGCAAATGACAGGAGGTTCTGCATCATATGGATCAACAGGATGGTGAATAAACAGGTGGAGAAGCGAATCGCAGAGCTGCGTTCAGAATTACTTCTCATGAATCATGTCCTGAAAGTGGAGATGGCGCTTGAGCTTcaggaggagcagagagagtcAGTGCCAGAAGAAGCAAGAGAGAGATTCCTGCATTACACCAAGCTGGACCGAGAGCAGAGGATGACAAGGTGGCTACGGGAAATGGAGGAAGAATGCAAAGAGAAAACTGAGGAGGATAAAGAAGATGAAGCAAAATCTCTGGACCTGGAGACATTAAGCTTCAACTTTTCCACTACAGATGCTAACAGCTTCTTCATAATGAGGAAACCACCAAAATGTGAGTTAGAGGAAAACTTGAAGATTGTGTTGAATGGCTCCAGCGATGCAGACACCAGCGATGCAGACAGTTCACAACCAGGTAAATGTGAGCAAGAGGAAAACCAACAAATTCCATCAGATGGTGCCACTGTCGCTGACACCAGACAGTTTATGAAAGaatcagaggagaagaaaagctCAAGGAGTCCCTTTCATGCAAACCCCAGTTTCATGACTGGGGAACTAAGATGTGAGGAGGAAAGAGTCCAAGTGGCAAAAGAAGAGGCGGCTTTGCTGATGGACAGACAATGGAAGGAATGGATGgacaaacaggaaataaaaggaAACCATAACAAAGCAAAGCCAGTTGACCAACAGAATACTGAAAAACAGCGAGGGGCAGCACATCCTGTATCAGAAAAACAGACTAAGCAAACCGTTAAAGAAGTGGACACCATGAAGAAAATTAAGACATATCTCAGAGACCTTTTTAATCCTCATACATTTTATAAGTGGGAGAGATTAGAAGATGAGGACTGA